tgccaaaggaagtgaggtaggtggctaccaggaggagggccttctctgctgtggcacccgggctgtggaatgatctccctaaggaggttcgcttggcacctacattatatgcttttagatgccaggtgaagacctttttattctcccagcattttaacagtctataaataaattttaacttggtgttttaaatttgtaattttgcattgctgctgtttttatctggttgagcttttatattgtattttatattatggttttatactgttttatacttcgaatgtttttaatttttgtgaaccgcccagagagctccggctactgggcggtatagaaatgtaattaataaataaataataataaataaattacaccacattggcttcAATAGGGCTTAAGTGCACCTAAATGTTCTCACTCCAGGAAATGTTTTTGTATTGTGTATGCTAAATGTTTCTTTCCTGTACTTACaaacaagaaaaagggagaaacgtctcaggatgctgtagccAACTTTATTGTTAACAAGCCCAGTGCATTTCGGCCTCTTGCATtgtgttaggccttcttcaggggtctGTAACAATACATATGTGAACagatatgtacattgatggtgctatataaataaataataataataataatagatgaatgGGACAACAAAGCACTAAAATCATTATAATTGAAAAAGCACATTGCAGGCAAAGCCTGTGCATATTcataaacaataaaacactttTACATCTACAGAGTTTATAGGGCACATTGCAAGCAAGGCCTGTGTATATATTTACTATAAAGCAGTTAAAATGTTAAATGCTGacttgtaacaatgtctgcagaaattatttacaacaggttGTCTTGTGTCTATACACTTGTTCGTCTTGGATGCTTACTCACCTTGCACCCTAGTTTTTTCCTCTGCTTACAACACAAACCTacacatttacttagaagtaagtcccgttaagctcaatggggcctactcccaAGGAAATGTGTGTTTGTACATTTAAACTGTTTGTACATTGTCAACAACTTTCTGTGGGCTGTGCTGCCTTGCTCCTTTAGCTTTAAGCCTTCAGAAAAGATGAAGTTTAATGTGCTCAAACCTTTTAGGACAGGGTTGCAGAccgtctttcagcccaagggcagaattccattttggagaactgCATGCCAGGGATGGGTGGGACTGAAGCAAAAGGGTTTGGGAGAAAAATACCAGctgattttagcttaaagctctttctgccagcgACTAAGCtttaagggaggcatttcaattttaaaaaatgggaggaaaACTGCACCAAACCATGAAATCCCTGAATGATTGATGGTTGGGTGGAGAGGGATGTGGCCTTCTGGGGTATCCTAGAGGGGGGGATTGGGACCCCCATAGAGCTAGTTTGGGACCCCATGCCTGAGGTTCACCCTCCTTGCTTTAGGATAATACATTgtcttctaccccccccccccaaggcagaCAATGGTGTGAAGTTGATCGATCCTTTGGGTGAAATGTTGGCACCGGCTTGGGAAGAACACGCCACGCACTTGGCCAATGCAGAAGAGCATGAGTTACAATGTGTGCTGACTGACATCTGCCAGAAGGAAGCAGTGGACCTTCAGGTTGATGCCTTCATTGTTATTGGCAGAGACACCAGGTAAGCAGTGAACCTCCTATACATCTTGGGGAAGAGTAGGTCATTGCTAGCACCTATCGATGCCAGAAGGCTTTTCATGGAGGTTTTTAATACACTTCCATTAGAGAAATAGCTAATATATATATGGTATTTGAATCCAACCCTTTACAAGTGCAGGAAATCCCCTAATATAGCATCCTtgataggtggccatccagcctctttttaaaaaacatctcctTTGAAAACAAGTCTTTTCTACCATCAAATAGATCATACTGTCAGGGAGTTCTTCCTGTTTCTTTTAATATGAACCCGTTGATTCAAGTTTGATGCTCTAGAGCGACAGAATAAATTTGCTCCATCTATCCTTTCCAATATTTGGCTTTGGTATTTCCTCTTAAACATCCCTTCAGAAAACTGGACATATTGTGCTTCTTCAAACTTTTTTCATAGGACATGGTCTTGGTTTATTAGAATATGTGTCATGAGTCCAACTTTGAAATTATAAAATTCAATAATTGGATGCTTTCAAGTAAACTCTGGATTAAAATATAATGCTTTGATTTCAAGAGCTGGTGTTACGTAGACAGCTTTGTtacaacaaaaatgaaacatgGATCTTctctgagcttcttcagatggagACATAGGTGCCCAggtcaaaacaataaataactacCATTTGGTGCTTTTATCTGATAGTAGATAAGAGTAGAGGCTGTAAACCAAAACAACCAGAGTGCCATTAAGTCATAAAAGAACCATAAAATTGGGAATGTGATCAGGTAAAGGAGCAAGAAGGAGTGTCTCAAATTGTAAACAGAGTAGATCTGCTTTGGGAAGCACAGAAACACAAATAGCACATAGTAGATTAATAGTTATTGTGTTACAAGCATGTCTGCAACATGTTATGGGATGCAGAAATAGTATAGTCATTTTATGAAGAAGTCTGGATTTTAGTAGTATTGTTTAGGCATAGTTGTTCTGCTCACTGTCTCAGGGGGAGACCTGGAGACTCCCATAAAAATCACCTTGAATTCCATGTTAAAAGAACAGTAGGATATAGTCATCATCATTATATAAACCAAATATTGTAACATTTGGCAGGGAaggctttcatttattttatatgaGTGGCCTCTTCACTTGTACCTAGAGTCTAGCTGCCAAGTGCTTTTCAGTCCCTCTGGAGGTCTCGAAGTCATTTGGCTGGCTTCCGCAGGGTGAAGATTGTGGCTTGCGTGATGATACGTTCTGTCTGTATGCATGTGTCAAGAATTAACTGGAGGAAGCTTGTGTGTTTGCATGGCATTTCAACTAAAAGTAACCCTATTTCTGTGTCTTGCATCCAGACCTAGCAGCAAGAAGCTTTCGCAATCAGTAATTGATGGTGTGTCTGTCCTCCGAGGTCAATACCATGGTATGTCTTCTGCTGTCCTGATTGGTAGCTCATCCAAACATGGGTCATTCACAGTAGGTGATAATTCAGTGgggagggccatagctcagtgctagtgcacctgctttgcatgcaaaaggtctcaggttcagcccctaacatctccaggtagggctaggtaAGAGTCTTTTCTgaaacttgagcagtgtagacaatactgagcaaaaTGGACCAAAGTCCAGCtctgtatgaggcagcttccaatgttttaTATTTCCATGAAAGCACAtgtgtctttttctttccccttgcCCCCCTTTCTTCTCTGGTTCATAAAGTCTCCTTTAGCTGAGCCTACGTAATGCACTGTGATATGTCTCTGAAGTTGATTAGCATTCATCCTTGACTATTGTGACTTTTTAAACCCCTAGACTATGGCTTAGTAACAACACCGCAGCTGCATTACATGGTTTGTTGCCGAAACACTCATGGCGACTATGGGACGGCGACAGTGGAAGGCTACTATCGAAAACTCTCCAAGGCCTTTGTGGAGCTAACAAAGCAGGTGAAAAAGAACTAGCTTCTGTTATTACTTTAAAGTCAGAGGTAGGCGGCGTAgggtgtcccccagatgttttagactacagctcccatcagtacTCAGACAGCATGGGCtgtggttggggattatgggagttgtagcccaagacatctggagggccccagggtgCCTGTCCTTGCTCTACAGATATGAACCTCCAGTTGGGtcccttaaggaagaaaaaaggtgggggttggactcgatggccttataagctccttccaactctactattctatgattctatataaatgtaatcaatcaagaACAGCTGCAGCCTTGATTTGGATGCCAACACACTGTGAAGGGACTTCTTTGTGGACAAGTAGCAGAGCTTTGATAATGCTGAATGCCTCGTCCTATAAATGACCCGGCTTTGTCCTGCTCCACTGTGATGTTTGACTGCTTACTCAAACATGAACCATTGAAAGCCGTCTTGGTTTACTGGAGAAGAGCGGGATGTAAATTCTGTGGAAATCAGGGGCACTTGACTTGGAAATAAACATGGTTAGCAGGATTGAGCTTTTAGTATGACATCCATGCTGATGATGGAACCAGTTCATAACTCCAAAGCATGGGTCTGTTTGCTTTCAGTTCAAAGAGAAGTAAACAGCAACAGGAGTGTtactctgaaaaagaaaaaggcaggtgaAAAACTGTCACTCAGAAAAAAAATTACGTGTTGTGGCTGCTGTAGCTATTGCCATTGGAATAaaccaatggcctggttcagacaacacgctaaaccatgctgcttaagcagcatggtttagcgtgttgtctgaaccaggccagcgtGAGATGGGTTTTGTTCCTGAGAGAGATTACAATTTAAATTCTAGGTacagttacctgggagtgagtTTCATTTAATTCATTGGTTTAATTCTCAGtagatatgcaaaggattgcatggTAAGTGTTGTAATGTCTTGGGCCAGGCATATTACAACATGTAACTTTTGGTTTCTTTGAACACCAGTTTgggccctgccctctccccccgccccattttggTTTATGGGTGTTTTGGCGCTCTGCTTCAAAACACGATGTTTCTTGAGGGCAGGTGGTTTGGCGTTTAGAATCTGTTTTTTAAGGAACACCTTTTGCTTTCTTCTCTATAGGCTACCAGCCAAAGGGACGGTCATATGTGCCTGAAGATAGATTGTGCAAATGGCATAGGGGCTCTAAAACTTAAAGAAATTGAATGCTACCTTCCGGCGTGCCTTGTAATGCACATAGACAACAATGGAGCTAAAGGGCAACTCAATCACCTGTGTGGGGCTGATTTTGTAAAGGTCCATCAAAAGCCTCCTGTGGGTATGTAGTGAGAAGCGTATGCATGCCTTTTTAGATGATCCtttcaaaaattttaaaaaattaagttatCTCCAATGGTAAATTGAAGTCAACAAGATCCAAAGAAGAACCCCCAAAGACCTCCAGAGATCATTCTTTTCTTGCCATTATGTGTTAGAGTTAAGACACTAATGACATGAGCGTGCTATATAGTCGGCACTTTCTCTTTACTTTCAATCTCTGCAGCTCTTTCCTCAATAAGTCTTTAtcccttcctccattttatctATTCTCACTCTCTGTTGCTTCTCATCAATGTTGGGAAACAGTCTTAATATGGAACTTGTCTCATGCTGCTTTCTCCATGCCTGAATCCAAACTTAGCTTGGGACACTCTTGACAGAGTCATTGGTGGCATGGAAGCTGAACAAGCTGGCACAGAAGGATCAGAGCAACTGTTTATCAATGGCATTCTGGCACCTTGATTAAATGTAGATGTTTAAAATATAAGTGGGAAGCTTAGAATTGGTGCCTTGCATTGGGAGGATGCCTGACGAAATGGACAGCTCATTTCTAGCTAGCTACCGTGCTCTGTTATAAGCTGTAGGTTCATCATCTCAGAAGTATTAAGAACCCAGAACCTTTCAGTTGAAGGCACCAACATTTTTGCAGCTAGCTGAAGAACAGTTCTGTTTGGCTACCATGTTTGCTAGGTCTAGAAATGAAGCCTGGCGAGCGATGCTGCTCATTTGATGGCGACGCTGACCGAATTGTTTACTACTATATTGATGCTGCTGGCCGTTTTCATCTTCTAGATGGCGATAAAATAGCAACTCTAATTAGCACTTTCCTTAAAGAACTTCTGGTCAAGGTAATTGTAACGCCTTTGGTTAAgaatattattttgttttgtgaTCCAGTTAAAATCTTGCCTGTTCTGCTGTGAGCACACCCATTCATGTGTCCTTGCGATACCTTCTATACAGAAGAAACCATGCAAATGGAATGCTCTAGGGAGAGATActtagcttccccccaccctctttaaAATGAAACTGGCATTGCAGCAATTTGGCATGAAATATTGAGAGGGCTCAACCACTCTTGTATTTAACTACTCACCTGGTCACCATAGGTAACGAGGAATTCCATATGGGTGAGTGAGCAGGCTCATGGAGGAGGACGAACGAaaaggggagaagcaaattctcaggatgctgaacttcttatttgtaggttgaagagcccgacgcgtttcggcctaTATCGTTTCAAAGCCTACTTGAGcaaagatgtctgcaaaaatcttcttaGCAACAGAATGGTTTTCTCAGATTGTTAATAGCGACTtcttctgttgataagaagatttttgcagacagCTTCGCTCAAGAAGGCCTTGAAACGATATAGGCCGAAATGCGttgggctcttcaacctacaaataagaagttcagcatcctgagaatttgcttctccccttttttcacctgatttgggtgcttttctccccgTTTCTGATCATggaggaggacaccaggttgcataCCCTGGATGTAAAAGGTGTCCTAAATCCTCAGTAGCTAGAGCGTGATcttgccttttgtttgtttgtttttctgttttgcgCGCGTGGCTTATAGCCATCCTTGTTGCTTTTAAGAAGTGAATGACTGTGTCCTTAACTTTTGAAAGGACTATGGATTTCACAAAGCTTTATAAAACGAATGGGTCCAATTGCAGCTCATAGCCTGTTCTCCTCTGTTCCTTCAGACTGGTCAAACCTTAACATTTGCAGTCGTACAAACAGCCTACGCCAATGGGAGCTCTACGCGTTATTTAGAAGAAACCATGAAGGTAACTGTTGCAGGCTGCCATCTCACTTGCTTCCCTGCTTGAAATTCAGTTATAAACTATCTCAAGTCTAATCATAAATGCTTCTAAAGAttctggggtgggaggagaaagccAAAGAGCAACACGCATACAACGCAAGGGAATCTTTCGGTAACCAAGAACTTACGTGCTACATCCTACTTAGAAGGTGAGAGGCTACTGAATTTCATTGTTGTCCAATTGTTAAAATCATAATTGATTCTGGTGCTCCTCTTCAGAGCATTGGATTCTGCGGATGTTAGTTTTGTAAAATTGCCAGCCCTGTGTATCATGGGTTGAATCCAATCCTGTCTCTTTGCTAGTGGAACAGACATGGATGGCAGAATGGTTTTCCCTCCCACTGCGACCCCCATCCAaggctgctccagagggttgggagcAAAGGCCAGTCCTGTTACATGAGCAGAAGTCAACTTTTGATTCAACCCATTGGTTttcaaatggatattgctgtGGTGACACCCCAGATGCCCACACCTTTTCTAGTAGGGCATGAAATATGTCTAGTTTGGGTACAAGGGTGGGGAAGAGTTGGTTGCCTGGCACTGAATAGCCTGCAGCCATGTTCTGTGAGGGGGCATCTCAGTATCCTGGGAGCCTGAGAATCAGGAACAGCCCAGGCTTGTGCTACAATGTAGTAGTATGGAGAACTGTTTTGCTAAGCATCACAGAGGTAATGTCCGGTTTTATTTGCCAAGTACAAAGCATCACTCTTATTGCTGCAAAAACACACTTGTTTGCTGGGCATCTTTCTAGAGTTCTTCCCTGTGTATTTCTTGGGAGCAATGGCGGCACTTTGGTGCCTTTCTTGGCATTGGTCAAGCAGCCAGAGTCTCGAACTTTGacttagtgaccctgttcagacaacacagtaagttatggtggttaagcattttgagctaaacatgatggtttagcatgtcatgtgaactgtggTTTCGCACATTgtatgaactattcctaaccatggtggctacgtagccatggtttaaacatgctcactaaccatttgctgcaaaaggtatAGTGgcttaaccgtggcttagcaagttgtctgaacagtcccattgAGCCTTCCTCCCATTAAGAAAAAGCTGCCTCGAATGGAATAGCACACTTAATACTAGTCCTGGGCTCCTTACTCACAGTGTTCATGTTAATCCCCGGCCTTGGTTTCTAAGGGCAACACCATAGGTCTCCCTGAAGATGGTCCACTTGCTTTTCCCCTCCTAGGTGCCTGTCCACTGTGCCAAAACTGGAGTGAAGCACTTGCATCACAAGGCGCAGGAATTTGACATAGGCGTttattttgaagcaaatggtcatGGCACAGTAAGTACTCAATTGAAACTATTTCTTCACTGCCCTTGATTGACAGGGTTCCAGGGTGGTGTACAACAGTGTGAACAAACTATTCACACAAAACTATAAATGAAGGATTGGTGCCAGATGTGGTcaggcttagagtagacccactgaaaccaatgagacTCAAGTCTGCTATGACTAGCTTtggtccaattgatttcaatggttctactctaagtatgactaagtctggattcaacctgcAATGTGATTTCTCTTGtgatttctctccctctgcttttTTGTTATCTACTTAACCCCCAAACTCAAAACTCCAAGAGCAAAACAAAACTCATTATGTGACAGGTAGaatatttcccccacccacccacgatcATGTTTATTGGTTGCTTCTCCTTGTGTCTCTTATACTTTTAAGAGGTGCTTCCATGTATCAcagggatgggaaatgtagggacctccagatgttgttggactgcaactcccatcagccctagccagcattgtcCATATTTAGGGATGTTGGGACTTGCAGTTGACCAACATCTGGCCACATGTTACCCATCCCTGATGTAAAATGGCACAGGATAAGCCTGATACAACTCTTTGACACAGTTATTCTGGGAAAAAGTCCTAGAATGAGTTTCGGCCTCTAATTTATTTGGTAATTCAAGAGGTGAACTGGAGGTGAGAGTGAGCTGAAATAGCCTTGGCCAAATCAGGGGCTTCTGCTACACTTGGTGGTAAGGGGTTATGGAATCAATAGAAAGGATGTTGCCTTTGGTAGGCGGCGTTCAAATTCCATAGACAACCAATACTCCGCTTTTCTGAGCAAGGATACCTCTGAGTACCAGATCCTAGGGAGAAAGACTAGAGGAAGGCCAGGGTCTTCCTCTGTTACAACCTTCCCAGAGAGAGCTGGCTCCTGGAAAAGGGAACTGGACAACCTGAAACTCTGTTCTGGtctttgcagttttaattgtttagggcagccttccccaacttggtgacctGCAAAGGATTTGAaccaacttccatcaaccctcgccggcatggtcaatggtcagggatgatggaaattcttgtccaaaacatctggagggcaccagtttggggaatggCTTGTTTAGGGATAGGGTGCTTTCCTTTTCATGGGGGTGTGAATAAAAGCACCGCGGGCTGAATCCCAACTTTGTCATATTTGGAgttggacccattgaaatgagtagtgtttgttatttatttcatttatttagagTAAGTtagtcattgattttaatggatctactcttaagtatgactatATCAAGATCCAACCTCTTCCCTTGTTTCCATTTGTTGATCTATGTTTCCCATGTTGATCTAAAATTGTGTTTACAGTTAAATCTGGgtatgtttttattgatttttgtagCAGCAGCCTCAATTTCAAAGCCACAGTGATAcaattggggtgtgggtgtggggaggaatGCATTCTATCCATGAAGCACCTTCTTATTGGGTAACTGGGAGATGACAGAGGTAATGATCACGTCTCATCCATTAAGATTGCCGTGTGTATTTTTTCTTCCAGGTATTGTTTAGTAAAGTGGCTGAAAAGAAGATTAGATACCAGGCAGAAGAGGAAAAAGACAACCGAAAAAGAGAAGCTGCAAAAATGCTTGAAAACACGATTGACTTGATAAATCAGGTAGCAATGTTGATGTAACCCTAAACTTTGCCTTTAAAGGTATTCAGAGAGGTTACAGAACTTCTCTTGTGTTGAACGGAGTGCAGCGCATAGATCCAAAATTAGTCATCTGTTCCCAACCATGCTGGGTTAGATCTTGAAAAGGTTTGAACTCAGCGGCTGAAGTCTGTCTGTCTTGCATGGTTCTGCTTGAGGCTTTCACCTCCCTTTGAGCGTTTTAGCAAAGAAAGGGTGAACGGGTTTGTTCTGCAGGCTGAGCTCACTTTTGGAATTCATGTCTGTTGTAAACAGTTTGTCAGACACAAACCAAGCAATTTTGCCATTGCAATGTTTGGCTAGTCGGAACGCCTACTCTTAGCAAAGTCAGCCTTGCACTGTGCAGAACATTTGGTCTCCAGTTAATTGATGGGTATTGTTGTTTCTGTACAGGGGCCACTTAGCCCTTGGATGCCTGCTGTATCTGCTCTACTTCTTAAACATGAATTAGCCTTAATCCACCCTATGCTTTCGTATTCAGCTGGCTGGCTTGCTGCCCTTCCGCCCCATTCTGCGtggaggagtttggaagcttttgcttctgtttttgacAAACTATGGCTCCTTGTTTTGTCCACACTGTAGCTAGGGGTTATTTGAAAAAGCCAAGTTCAAAGCATGGGATATGAAACAAGCGTATTtctcaggatacctgagagaatgccttttctcccttatcaacctccCTGGTCACTgcggtcatctgagggcatgatcctgg
This sequence is a window from Elgaria multicarinata webbii isolate HBS135686 ecotype San Diego chromosome 4, rElgMul1.1.pri, whole genome shotgun sequence. Protein-coding genes within it:
- the PGM3 gene encoding phosphoacetylglucosamine mutase codes for the protein MDFEAVTKYSKLHTKPPGLSLQYGTAGFRTRAENLDHTMFRMGLLAVLRSKQTKSTIGVMVTASHNPEADNGVKLIDPLGEMLAPAWEEHATHLANAEEHELQCVLTDICQKEAVDLQVDAFIVIGRDTRPSSKKLSQSVIDGVSVLRGQYHDYGLVTTPQLHYMVCCRNTHGDYGTATVEGYYRKLSKAFVELTKQATSQRDGHMCLKIDCANGIGALKLKEIECYLPACLVMHIDNNGAKGQLNHLCGADFVKVHQKPPVGLEMKPGERCCSFDGDADRIVYYYIDAAGRFHLLDGDKIATLISTFLKELLVKTGQTLTFAVVQTAYANGSSTRYLEETMKVPVHCAKTGVKHLHHKAQEFDIGVYFEANGHGTVLFSKVAEKKIRYQAEEEKDNRKREAAKMLENTIDLINQTVGDAISDMLVIEAILALKNFTVPQWDAMYTDLPNRQLKVKVADRRVIDTTDAERRAIAPPGLQEEIDDLVKKFKSSRAFVRPSGTEDVVRVYAEADTQESADKLAHEVSLAVYHLAGGAGEPPKALAS